The DNA region CTCCTGGAAGGCCTGCGCGTCATTTCCGGACTGATATACCCGATCATGCCCGAAACGGCGGCCACCATGCAAAAACATCTAGGCCTCGATGCCAGCGACAGCTTTTATAAAATGGCACGCGTGGCGACCTGGAAACTGCTCTCGCCCGGAACGCAACTTCCCAAATCCACGACGCTTTTTCCACGTATCGACGTCAAAAAAGAGCAACCCCCAAGCGATCTGCCATCGGAGATGAAAGTCTTGCAGCCCGAATTGAAACCGGAAATTACCCTCGAAGAGTTTGCACGCATCGACCTTCGCGTGGCCAAGGTGGTTCGCGCCGAAGCGATACCACGTGCCAAAAAACTTTTGAAACTCGAGGTGGATGTGGGAGAACCGGAACCGCGAACAGTGGTGGCCGGTATTGCCGGCACCTATCAACCGGATGAACTGATCGGCAAACAAGTGATCCTCGTGGCCAACCTGAAACCGGCCAAACTGATGGGTGTGCTCTCCCAGGGCATGCTTCTTGCTGCCAGTACCGACAAGGCGTTGGCGGCCCTCGGTGCAGACCAGGAGATGCCGCCGGGGACGCCGATTCGATAGAGATTCGGCCGGCAATGGGTGTCATGGTATTGGCGGATCCCACAGGAGACCCCCTGACCGATACCCATAACGATGATACGAGAAAAGGCATGAACGATCTGAAACGACAGCCCCAACGCCCCAGTTGGCGTGAGTACCAGCGCGGTCTAAAGCGCCCTGTCAAACGCGCACCCCGCCGAAGGCTGGTTCTCGCCCTCGCGGCCCTATCGGTCGTGTTGCTTTGCGTCTACATGGGATGGCCCGCCACCGGTGCGACCAACGTGGCGCCGACAACGGCGATCATCGAGCGCCCGTCAGATGCGACGCCCTCGATCGGGAAAAAAGACGTTCAACTGCTGCTGAGCCGTGTCACCCCCAACGACCTGTTGGCCGAGCAGGTCGAACTGCCGTTCAGGGAGCAGCGTTTCACCGTCGAAACCAGCCTGGACGAGACCTTGCAGGAACGCCTGATCCAAGCCTTGGATCGGAAAAATTCGCGCTATATCGGCGTGGTGGTCATGGAGCCGGACAGCGGCCGCATCCTGGCCATGGCCGGCTTCGACAAGGCCGATCCCCAGGCCAATCCCTGTCTGCGCAGCACCTTTCCGGCCGCCAGTCTCTTTAAAATCGTCACGGCGGCTGCGGCCGTGGACCAGTGCGGATATTCGTCCAACACTACGGTCCGCTTCAACGGGTATAAGCACACGCTGTACAAAAGCCAACTCAAGGAGACCCGCAACCGGTATACCCATGCCGTATCGTTCGGCGCCTCGTTTGCCGAGTCGATCAATCCGGTCTTCGGCAAACTCGGCCAACTCCATCTGGGCAAACGGGCCCTCGAAGAGTACGCCCTGGGCTTCGGCTTCAATCAAGACCTGGATTTCGAGCTGCCCGTGCCCCCCAGCCACCTGGCGGTCCGGGATACGCCATATCACTGGGCGGAGATCGCATCGGGATTCAACAATGAAACGACCATTTCACCGATTCACGGTGCCGTGATGACGGCCTGCATTCTCAACGAGGGACGAATGGTGTCGCCGATTTTCGTGGAGCGCATCATGGACCCCGAAGGACGCGAGATCTATGCGGCCCACGCCTCGTGGGAACAGCGCGCCATGACCACACGGGCATCCACCGTGTTGAAGGCCATGATGGAGAAGACGGTCCAATCCGGAACCGCGCAAAAAACATTCAGGGGAAGTCAACGCGACCCGATCCTATCGCGCCTGCGCATGGGCGGGAAAACCGGGTCGATATCCAATCGTGCCCATGACCAACGCTTCGACTGGTTTGTCGGGTTCGCACAGGACAAGAACGGCCCCGGTAAACTCGTCGTGGCGTCACTTGTGGCCCACGAAGCATACATCGGTGTGCGGGCCGGCACCTACGCCCGCATGGCCTTTTCCCACTATTTCAAAGGCCATTGGGCGCAACAAAACGATGCAACCGCCCGCTCGAAGGCAAACGGATAGCGGGCAAACACCCCACACCCTCATGGCATTTAAATTCCCTTTGAGGTCAGGAGAAACTATCCATGCCTGGTTTTGAAATCTTTGGTGATGAAGAACGCAAGGAACTGCAGGATGTCCTCGATTCGGGCGTCCTTTTTCGTTATGGATTCGATGCGGCGCGCAAGGGCCACTGGAAGGCGAAAAGTTTTGAGCAGGAATTCTGCCGGCGTCTCGGTGTGGCCCATTGCCACCTGTGCAGCAGCGGCACCGCGGCCCTGAATATCGCATTGGCCACCTGCGGCATCGGCGCCGGTGATGAGGTGGTCGTCCCTTCTTTCACCTTCGTGGCCACCTTCGAAGCGGTCCTGGCGGCCGGCGGGGTCCCCATCTTCGCCGATATCGATGAAACCCTCTGCCTGGACCCGAAAGCGGTAGAAGCGGCACTCACGCCGCGTACCCGGGCAGTGGTGGCGGTCCATATGTGCGGCGCCATGGCCCGCATCGATGACATCCAGGAATTGTGCCGGCGTAAAGGGCTGGTGCTCATCGAAGACACTTGCCAGTCGGTCGGGGCCACCTTCGGCGGTCGCTCACTCGGGACTTTCGGACAAATGGGATGCTTCTCCTTCGACCCGGTGAAAACCATCACCTGCGGGGAGGGTGGCGCCGTGATCACCGATGACCCCGAGCGGTACGAAGTGGCCCACGCCTTCGGTGATCATGGGCACGATCACATGGGCAACGATCGCGGCGCGGAAGGTCATCCGATTGTGGGATACAACTATCGTATCAGCGAACTCAATGCCGCCGTCGGCCTGGCCCAACTGAGAAAACTGGACACCATCCTGGCCACCCAGCGCGCTCACAAGGCCGCCCTGAAAGAGGCAATGGCCGATTTTTCTCATATCAGCTTCCGCCACTTACCCGACCCGGCCGGCGATTCGGCCACCTTTCTGAGCTTCATGCTGCCCAGCGAAGAACACACCCGCAAAGCCGCCCAGGCCTTGAACGGCGCCGGCGTCGATGGTTGTTTCTACTGGTATGACAACAACTGGCACTATTATCGAAAGTGGCAACATCTCCAGCAGATGCAGACCGCTGCAACGATGCCGCTGCAGCTCTATGACCACTGTCCGGATTATGCACGGGTCGACCTGTCCCGTTCGGATGCCATCATGTCCCGCACCATCTCCATGCAGATCAAGCTGGGATGGCGGCCCGAGCAGCTGGAACAGCGCATCGCCACCGTTCAAAACGTGTTAAAAGACTTATGATTCATTTTCGTGACAATCATCCATCGAGACCATTGTTTCGTAAAGAAGGGATAACATTTGATGTTTCGCAACTTTAAAACCGTCAACCGCATGATTTTCGGCCGCGGCTGTTTCAATCAGCTCGACGACATCCTCTCCGAACAGCGCAGCAAGCAACGCCCAAGCATCGTCTTCGTGGTGGACGATGTCTTCAAAAACAAACCCCTGCGCGAACGAATTCCATTGAAGGAGACCGATCTGCTCCTGTGGGTCAATGTGGATCACGAACCCAAGACCAGCTATGTGGATCAACTCACCGACCAGGTGCGCCAGGCCATGGCCGAACGGCGCCAGGATCTGCCGGCCGGCGTCATCGGCATCGGCGGCGGCAGCACCATGGACCTGGCCAAGGCCGTCTCCCTGATGCTGACCAACGAAGGCTCGTCGGTGAAGTACCAGGGCTGGGACCTG from Desulfatitalea tepidiphila includes:
- a CDS encoding penicillin-binding transpeptidase domain-containing protein, whose protein sequence is MNDLKRQPQRPSWREYQRGLKRPVKRAPRRRLVLALAALSVVLLCVYMGWPATGATNVAPTTAIIERPSDATPSIGKKDVQLLLSRVTPNDLLAEQVELPFREQRFTVETSLDETLQERLIQALDRKNSRYIGVVVMEPDSGRILAMAGFDKADPQANPCLRSTFPAASLFKIVTAAAAVDQCGYSSNTTVRFNGYKHTLYKSQLKETRNRYTHAVSFGASFAESINPVFGKLGQLHLGKRALEEYALGFGFNQDLDFELPVPPSHLAVRDTPYHWAEIASGFNNETTISPIHGAVMTACILNEGRMVSPIFVERIMDPEGREIYAAHASWEQRAMTTRASTVLKAMMEKTVQSGTAQKTFRGSQRDPILSRLRMGGKTGSISNRAHDQRFDWFVGFAQDKNGPGKLVVASLVAHEAYIGVRAGTYARMAFSHYFKGHWAQQNDATARSKANG
- a CDS encoding DegT/DnrJ/EryC1/StrS family aminotransferase is translated as MPGFEIFGDEERKELQDVLDSGVLFRYGFDAARKGHWKAKSFEQEFCRRLGVAHCHLCSSGTAALNIALATCGIGAGDEVVVPSFTFVATFEAVLAAGGVPIFADIDETLCLDPKAVEAALTPRTRAVVAVHMCGAMARIDDIQELCRRKGLVLIEDTCQSVGATFGGRSLGTFGQMGCFSFDPVKTITCGEGGAVITDDPERYEVAHAFGDHGHDHMGNDRGAEGHPIVGYNYRISELNAAVGLAQLRKLDTILATQRAHKAALKEAMADFSHISFRHLPDPAGDSATFLSFMLPSEEHTRKAAQALNGAGVDGCFYWYDNNWHYYRKWQHLQQMQTAATMPLQLYDHCPDYARVDLSRSDAIMSRTISMQIKLGWRPEQLEQRIATVQNVLKDL